The region CAATGTATTACagatgctttcacaaacatttttctctatgtgcatcacatccaaattgtgacgaacatacaattcctaaaaaaattgcaaaagaaataactaatgaaattcctccaaaaacaataatttacacaaaaaaaaatttagagtagtaagaatgtgctaaccttccaataaggtaactgaaaaaatatggatcgctttttccacatttcttttgaatcattttgttttcttttctttgaagtggattttccccaaacattcacaaaatCTTTAAGGTGTTCAGCAATTGTAGTCCCATTCATGATTCTTGGCAGATTTCCATGCTCAACTTCTCCATCAAACAAACTTCTTTTACTCCGAAATGGATGGTCTTCTTTAAGAAATTTCCGATGACCTTGATATGAAAACTTCCCGCTATGTTTTAGCCACTCTGAATGAGTACCATAACTACATAGGGGACAACTGAAACATCCCTTATTTTTACAACCAGCAAGGTTCCCGTATGCTGGAAAATCTTGGATTGTCCACATCAAAATAGCCCGCAACTTGAAATTTGTATTGTCCAATGCATCATGAGCATCAACACCTTCATTCCATAATAATTTCAAGTCCTCTACGAGGGGTTCTAagtatatatcaatatcattcccaggttgtttaggtcctgggattaacattgataataaaatattctcctatttcatgcacaaccatgggggtaagtTGTACATGACCAACAATACAGGCCAAACACTATACTTAGAACTTAAATTACTAAATGGGTTAAATCCATCTGTGGAAAGGCCAAGTCTAATATTTCTCTCTTCATTTGAAAATGATGGCCATTTATCATTGACTAGCTCCCATGCTGCTAAATCCACTGGGTGACACATTTTTCCATCGCAActtttattgttgtgatgccatcTTAATTCCTTTGAAATTCTTTTAGACATGAACATCTGTTTCAACCTAGGGATTATAGGAAAGTACCTCAAAACTTTTGCTGGGACACCATGTCGAACCTTTTTAGTTAGCTTATCTGACATCCAACGTGAAGTTCCACATGTTGGACATTCTTGcaagttttctttatcttttctaaACAAACAGAAATCATTAACACACGCACGAATCTTTTCATATCCTAAATCAAATAATCAAAGAAATTTTCAAACCTCGTACATAGACTTGGGGATCATATTATCTAAAGGAAACATATCATTCAAAAGTCTTAACAATTCATCAAAACTTTTGTCAGACAATCCATTGGTAGTTTTAAGCTTATACAATGCAACAATTGACGATAACTTAGTATATTTAGTGCATTGTGGATATAATGGAGTGTCTGCATCTTCTATTTTTTCCATAAAAGTGTCATCATGACCTTCTAGATGACTTTCAAAATCACAACCATCAATATTTGTAGCCCTAAACAAGTTGTAAGAATCAAAGGTTTCCATTGTCTCTACATCATCATCTCTTGATaattcttccccatgatgaaaccagaTTTTGTATGTTGGATCAATCCCATAAATGACTAAGTGTTCATACAAAATGTTAATACATTGGTGACTTAAGTTTCGACAAACTTTGCATGGACACAATAACTTTTCTGGATAACCAGCCAGCTTTTCTGACATTTCTACAAAATTCTTAGCGCATTCTCTATACTCATCCGAGGCTCTACAATTCAAAGACaagttcatatttataatatattagtaacaaatacagtaagttactaattttactaagctagcactaattaaatccctaattcttattacctattgaagcgtagccaatttttatccaacatgatcaccaacttagttgtcctgttctaaccaacaaaaagcaaaattttgataagtctatgtaatggtaaatacaaaattgtatcaaccaaaatatactatatgatttgatttttaaaattacttgATTTATGAGTTCATAAATAATTTAAGCTGTTTATTTAGTCTTATTGCTAAACTTGAGATAATTCTGGCATTTCCAATCCTCATCTCaaagaaatattatatatatttatttttttatatatatttgatataaatatatatttatatttatatatatatatatttgaataagaGGATTTCATTGAAGACTAATTAACATTAACCACCTTGCTACTAACAGTAAGAATTGTGTTAAGGTCTAAGCTTTTGCTGGGGCTTTAGCTATGGGTTTTGATGGGGCTTGGGCTGGAGAGTGAGCTTGCATGAGCCTGAAGGTATCCATGACCAGGAATTTTTTTTGTTCTATTGTCAAATGATTATATGCTAAAACCTTGAATTAGTGCAGCTCTGATGGTATACATTTCTATATTGGAGCAACAAGTAAAGTATGTGGATACTTTTGGAAATTCTCACAGGGAATTTAGGATCTATGTTAATGATTGAAGTTGATAAACTACGTATACAGGTACTTTAGAAGATTTATTTGCACTGTTTGATGTTTTTGGCTTGTCACCTACTCATGATCTCGTGAATATTGGTTATTACATTACATCTTATGAAGCATATTACATTAAATCTTTCATGTTTTTAGGATTAAGAGTTTTATCTTTGTATTATTAAGATAGTTTCAGAGTTAAGATTGTGTAAAGACCTAACAATAACATTGTAAGACTTGTTTCAAGAATAATCAGACTTATTCGGATTCTCTCTCTCACTTGACAAGTTAGAGAAATAATCAACATATTACATTTTTTTTCCTCCAAAAAATGCTtagaatttttaaattaattcattGAATCTTGGAAGCATTGCATGTATTAGGAAATGTTAGTTCTTACGTTTGAAGCTGTGATGTTGTCACTTGACAAGCCTGAATGTTTACCAGTGACAAATTTTACAATATTCAATTTCtaatataaatgtatattatgttttattgTTTCTATTAGGGTTACCGCATGCAACCCAACACCTAGACCTGGAGACACATcccaagtgttttttttttcttttgaataaACCAAGTGTTTTATTGTTAATGTTTCATTTGAAAAATGCATTTGGAAACCAGTTTTAAATTGTGATGACTACTGTTGTTGAAGTTACAGACCACCTTGAAGCTGTCTCTTTAAAATGTTGTTTTTATATTATGTTGAGTTGGGCTATTTTGTTTTGTTTCGAAGCACCATTTCTTTTCAATGTAGTTGAGTGGCACCACAACCTCAGCCATTCACTTAAGCATGATGTTCTTAGGGATGAAATCAAGAATGTAAATTTTTTCTTGTaatatttgtttgtttgtttgttatgATGCTTTTAACATATTTTTCATCAACTACTGAACTATTTTGTTCCTTCACTCATTAAGTTGATCCTCTAATCTATGGTGATATAGATTAGAGGAGATGTATCAGCTGGCAATCGATGGTGATATAGGGTTGACACAAAAAATAGTAATTGCCTATTCTGGCCTGAAAATGAATATGTTCAAAAAGGCCTTTAGTGAAGCACTGGGAGAATCTATAAtgaaattcaatggtggccgaaAGAATGAGGAGCTTGCAAACAAGTAATCACTTCTTCCCTATATAAACTTCTACTTT is a window of Humulus lupulus chromosome 4, drHumLupu1.1, whole genome shotgun sequence DNA encoding:
- the LOC133832713 gene encoding chalcone isomerase-like protein 1, with product MGFDGAWAGDSDGTLEDLFALFDVFGLSPTHDLVNIGYYITSYEAYYIKSFMFLGLRVLSLLEEMYQLAIDGDIGLTQKIVIAYSGLKMNMFKKAFSEALGESIMKFNGGRKNEELANKVLGPASDQIKLATDSEVEISKLPGYVLETKVNVELASRVESELLCRAYFGIYLGENTMKCYKESKEMFGQSMLSLF